In Flavobacterium gelatinilyticum, a genomic segment contains:
- the pheT gene encoding phenylalanine--tRNA ligase subunit beta gives MKISYNWLKQFIKTDWTSEQTSELLTDLGLEVEVVEKYQSVKGGLEGVVVGHVLTCEKHPDADRLKVTTVNIGLEAPIQIVCGAANVAAGQKVPVATIGTVLYDKEGAEFTIKKGKIRGQESHGMICAEDELGLGSSHDGIMVLDESLVPGTPAAEVFKIANDEVFEIGLTPNRADAMSHYGTARDLRAGMLQRGVNVELITPSVSNFRVDMRTLKIDVNVEEPTLAPRYCGVTISGITVQDSPAWLQDRLKAIGLTPKNNIVDVTNYVLHELGQPLHAFDAAKINGKIIVKTLPAGTKFVTLDDVERTLHAEDLMICDEKGPLCIAGVFGGKKSGVSEGTTSIFLESAYFDAVSVRKTAKRHQLNTDASFRFERGIDPTITEYALKRAALLIQEVAGGKVTSDVVEVYPKKIEDFSVLLNFSHVSKIIGQEIPKDTIKKILVSLDIKVNSVSDTGLGLTIPAYRVDVQREIDVIEEILRVYGYNNIEFSKKFNATVANSPRTEDYKVQNVIASQLNSQGFHEMMANSLTTAAYAKLSTVLKEEHNVTMLNPLSSDLAAMRQSLLFSALEAVSYNINRKNSDLKLFEFGKSYHKYLNGYEEHKHLTLSISGDRNKESWTNPQKGTDFFLLKGYVRAVLNRLGIEKVSNMPVQSDVFSEGTSICYNNDTLVEMGVIKKSILKHFGIKQDVYYADFNWDLVLKIITGKIKYTEIPKYPEVRRDLALLIDEKTTYESIYNLAKQSEKTLLKDVNLFDVYQGDKLPEGKKSYALSFTIQDSTKTLTDAQIDKIMSKLQQTFETELGASLR, from the coding sequence ATGAAAATATCTTACAACTGGTTAAAACAATTCATTAAAACAGACTGGACATCTGAGCAGACTTCAGAATTACTTACTGATTTAGGTCTTGAAGTAGAAGTTGTCGAAAAATACCAATCTGTTAAAGGCGGTTTAGAAGGGGTTGTTGTAGGACACGTTCTCACTTGCGAAAAACACCCTGATGCCGACAGACTGAAAGTTACAACTGTAAATATTGGTTTAGAAGCTCCTATACAAATTGTATGCGGCGCTGCAAATGTTGCCGCAGGTCAAAAAGTTCCGGTTGCCACAATTGGAACTGTTTTATATGATAAAGAGGGTGCTGAATTTACAATTAAAAAAGGAAAAATACGCGGACAGGAAAGCCACGGAATGATTTGCGCCGAAGATGAACTGGGTCTTGGCAGCAGTCATGACGGAATTATGGTTCTGGATGAAAGTCTGGTTCCGGGAACTCCTGCAGCCGAGGTATTTAAAATTGCCAATGACGAAGTTTTTGAAATTGGTTTAACTCCAAACCGTGCCGACGCAATGAGCCATTACGGAACAGCGCGTGATTTAAGAGCCGGAATGTTGCAGCGTGGTGTAAACGTAGAATTAATTACGCCGTCTGTAAGCAATTTTAGAGTTGATATGCGTACGCTTAAGATTGATGTAAATGTTGAAGAACCAACACTGGCACCAAGATACTGCGGGGTTACCATTTCGGGAATTACAGTTCAGGATTCTCCGGCATGGTTACAAGATCGTTTAAAGGCTATCGGGTTAACTCCTAAAAATAATATTGTTGACGTTACTAATTATGTTTTACACGAATTAGGACAGCCGCTTCATGCTTTTGATGCTGCAAAAATCAACGGAAAGATAATCGTAAAAACACTGCCTGCAGGTACAAAATTCGTAACGCTTGATGATGTTGAAAGAACATTACACGCAGAAGATTTAATGATCTGCGACGAAAAAGGACCACTTTGTATTGCCGGTGTTTTTGGAGGAAAAAAATCAGGTGTTTCTGAAGGAACAACTTCTATTTTCTTAGAAAGTGCTTATTTTGATGCTGTAAGCGTTCGTAAAACAGCAAAAAGACACCAATTAAATACAGATGCTTCTTTTAGATTTGAAAGAGGAATTGACCCAACAATTACAGAATACGCACTAAAACGTGCCGCGCTTTTAATTCAGGAAGTAGCAGGCGGAAAAGTAACTTCTGATGTGGTAGAAGTTTATCCTAAAAAAATAGAAGATTTCTCTGTTTTATTAAATTTCAGCCACGTTTCTAAAATCATTGGTCAGGAAATTCCAAAAGATACGATCAAAAAAATATTAGTTTCTCTGGATATTAAAGTCAACAGCGTTTCAGATACCGGTCTTGGCTTAACTATTCCAGCTTATCGTGTTGATGTACAGCGTGAAATTGACGTTATAGAAGAAATCTTAAGAGTCTACGGTTACAATAATATTGAGTTTTCTAAAAAATTCAATGCAACGGTAGCCAATTCTCCAAGAACAGAAGATTATAAAGTACAAAACGTTATTGCTTCTCAGTTAAACTCTCAGGGTTTCCATGAAATGATGGCAAACTCATTAACAACTGCTGCGTATGCAAAACTATCGACTGTTTTAAAAGAAGAACACAACGTAACGATGCTGAATCCTCTAAGCAGTGATTTGGCAGCAATGCGCCAGTCATTATTATTTTCTGCCTTAGAAGCCGTTTCTTATAATATCAACAGAAAAAATTCGGATTTAAAATTATTTGAATTTGGAAAATCATATCACAAATACCTAAACGGTTACGAAGAGCACAAACATTTGACTTTATCTATTTCCGGAGACCGAAATAAAGAAAGCTGGACAAATCCGCAAAAAGGAACTGATTTCTTTTTACTAAAAGGATATGTAAGAGCTGTTTTAAATCGTCTTGGAATTGAAAAAGTTTCAAATATGCCTGTACAGTCGGATGTTTTCTCTGAAGGAACTTCTATCTGTTACAACAATGATACTTTGGTCGAAATGGGTGTAATTAAAAAATCGATTTTAAAACATTTCGGAATCAAACAAGATGTGTATTATGCCGATTTTAACTGGGATTTAGTCCTAAAAATCATTACAGGAAAAATTAAATATACTGAGATTCCTAAATATCCTGAAGTACGTAGAGATTTAGCGCTTCTGATTGACGAAAAAACAACTTATGAAAGTATTTACAATCTGGCTAAACAAAGCGAAAAAACACTTTTAAAAGACGTTAATTTATTTGACGTATACCAAGGCGACAAACTTCCGGAAGGTAAAAAATCATATGCTTTGAGTTTCACAATCCAGGACAGCACTAAAACGCTTACTGATGCTCAAATCGATAAAATTATGTCAAAATTACAACAGACTTTTGAAACCGAACTTGGCGCAAGTCTGAGATAA
- a CDS encoding N-acetylmuramidase family protein — translation MKTIKLGARSNEVYYLNELLSNLGYKVVVSDYFGAATDKAVRDFQLKNKLVVDGVVGLKSWSALLQKTQGLFSSNSKLLSEQDLIDFSKRFNLELAIVKAVNEVESNGKGFLVDGRPKILFEGHIFWKELEKRKIDPKKYVNSTTANILFPKYTKKYYVGGAGEYERLEKAISLGGKDFEDAANSAASWGSFQIMGFNAVSIGYKSIDEFVIKMRQNEGEHLKAFGLFLEKNNLITPLRNKNWAAFASKYNGPAYKTNKYDEKLMRAYQKYSK, via the coding sequence ATGAAAACGATAAAATTGGGTGCACGATCAAATGAAGTATATTATTTAAATGAACTTCTTTCAAATCTTGGATATAAAGTTGTTGTTTCAGATTATTTTGGAGCAGCGACAGATAAAGCGGTAAGAGATTTTCAGTTAAAGAATAAGCTGGTTGTAGATGGAGTAGTGGGATTGAAAAGCTGGTCAGCATTATTACAAAAAACGCAGGGATTATTTTCTTCTAACAGCAAACTGCTTTCGGAACAGGATCTTATTGATTTTTCAAAGCGTTTTAATCTCGAACTGGCCATTGTAAAAGCGGTAAATGAAGTGGAAAGTAACGGAAAAGGGTTTCTTGTTGACGGAAGACCAAAAATTTTATTTGAGGGTCATATTTTCTGGAAAGAATTAGAAAAGCGAAAAATCGACCCTAAAAAGTATGTAAACAGTACAACGGCAAATATTCTTTTTCCAAAATATACAAAGAAATACTATGTTGGCGGAGCGGGAGAATATGAACGTCTTGAAAAAGCAATCAGTCTGGGAGGTAAAGATTTTGAAGATGCCGCTAACAGTGCAGCTTCGTGGGGATCGTTTCAGATAATGGGGTTTAATGCTGTTTCTATTGGTTATAAAAGTATTGATGAATTCGTAATCAAAATGCGTCAAAACGAAGGCGAACATTTAAAAGCTTTTGGATTGTTTTTGGAAAAGAATAATCTAATTACTCCCTTAAGAAATAAAAACTGGGCTGCTTTTGCTTCTAAATATAACGGACCGGCTTATAAAACCAATAAATACGACGAGAAACTAATGCGGGCCTATCAGAAATATTCTAAATGA
- a CDS encoding sensor histidine kinase: MERKEIQLLVISLGIVFFTLLLILLFIFFYFIKKKNTYMVEKMEAEMYFQSELVKTRIEIKDQTLSEISKELHDNIGQIISVAIMQLNIGISNKGIPVSELKDLKSVLAKSLDELRILSRIINKDNLLQHNFVEAIQLDLERIKKLKKIKYNFNLTGEIPLINEEHDLIIYRIFQEALHNSLKHSRSDLFDVHIEVTPVVFRLILKDFGIGYNLDSSNSGIGLNNMKLRAKLIGARLSIDSGQSGTTVTLEYPLTQSDEN; this comes from the coding sequence ATGGAGCGAAAAGAAATACAATTATTAGTCATTTCATTGGGTATCGTTTTCTTTACCCTGCTGCTTATCCTGCTTTTCATTTTCTTTTATTTCATAAAGAAGAAAAACACCTATATGGTAGAAAAAATGGAAGCCGAAATGTATTTCCAGTCCGAATTGGTCAAAACCAGAATCGAGATCAAAGACCAGACGCTTTCTGAAATAAGCAAAGAGCTTCATGATAATATCGGACAGATTATTTCGGTTGCCATCATGCAGCTCAATATTGGTATTAGTAATAAAGGAATTCCGGTTTCGGAACTTAAAGACCTTAAAAGTGTATTGGCAAAATCATTAGACGAATTACGAATTTTATCGCGGATTATCAATAAAGATAATTTACTGCAGCACAACTTTGTTGAGGCTATCCAGCTGGATCTGGAACGAATAAAAAAGCTCAAAAAAATCAAATATAATTTTAATCTCACCGGAGAAATTCCGCTGATTAATGAAGAACACGATCTGATTATTTACCGGATATTTCAGGAAGCACTTCACAACAGTTTAAAACATTCCCGAAGCGATTTGTTTGATGTGCATATTGAAGTAACCCCGGTTGTTTTCAGACTTATACTCAAAGATTTTGGAATTGGATATAATTTAGACAGTTCCAATTCAGGAATAGGACTTAATAACATGAAACTCAGAGCCAAATTAATTGGCGCCAGACTCAGCATCGATTCCGGCCAGTCCGGAACAACCGTAACCCTCGAATATCCCTTAACCCAATCTGATGAAAACTAA